In Papaver somniferum cultivar HN1 chromosome 1, ASM357369v1, whole genome shotgun sequence, a genomic segment contains:
- the LOC113331579 gene encoding defensin-like protein, translating into MKSGIRTKSVIGSVFFFMLLLLTFQEAMVMRVDGARTNRMCDSKSHKFRGLCVSDTNCRNVCQTERFSDGHCRGARRRCYCQNPCI; encoded by the exons ATGAAGAGTGGCATTCGCACCAAGTCCGTTATTGGCTCTGTTTTTTTCTTCATGTTGCTGCTGTTAACCTTCC AGGAGGCGATGGTGATGAGGGTTGATGGTGCTAGGACAAACAGGATGTGCGACTCAAAAAGCCATAAATTCAGAGGGCTTTGTGTTAGTGACACCAATTGCCGAAACGTCTGTCAAACTGAAAGATTCTCAGATGGTCATTGCCGCGGAGCCCGCCGACGATGTTACTGCCAAAATCCTTGTATTTAA
- the LOC113295260 gene encoding glyceraldehyde-3-phosphate dehydrogenase GAPCP2, chloroplastic-like has protein sequence MAMSTMIRSATSPLFDGSRTFESSSSSFIAGTRTNNVSFGGVNRSVKSVGVQSNVFASRNVRPIRATATEMPPTIQKSSSSGKTKVGINGFGRIGRLVLRIATSRDDIEVVAVNDPFIDATYMAYMFKYDSTHGVFKGSLKVVDSTTLEINGKQIKVTSKRDPAEIPWGEYGADYVVESSGIFTTLEKAAAHKKGGAKKVIISAPSADAPMFVIGVNEKTYKSSMDVVSNASCTTNCLAPLAKVVHEEFGILEGLMTTVHATTATQKTVDGPSMKDWRGGRGASQNIIPSSTGAAKAVGKVLPELNGKLTGMAFRVPTPNVSVVDLTCRLEKSASYDDVKAAIKFASEGPLKGILGYTDEDVVSNDFVGDARSSIFDAKAGIGLSSSFMKLVSWYDNEWGYSNRVLDLIEHMALVAASQS, from the exons ATGGCGATGTCAACTATGATCAGATCTGCAACTTCTCCTTTATTCGATGGATCTCGTACTTTCgaatcttcttcctcctcctttaTTGCTGGAACTCGAACTAATAAT GTTTCATTTGGTGGAGTTAACAGAAGTGTAAAATCAGTTGGGGTTCAGTCAAACGTTTTTGCTTCCAGAAATGTTCGACCTATCAGAGCTACAGCAACAGAAATGCCACCAACAATTCAGA AATCATCCAGCAGTGGAAAGACGAAAGTTGGAATCAATG GTTTTGGTCGAATTGGAAGGTTGGTCTTACGTATTGCGACAAGTAGGGATGATATCGAGGTGGTAGCTGTCAACGATCCATTCATTGATGCCACATACATG GCTTACATGTTCAAGTATGATTCAACCCATGGAGTTTTCAAGGGAAGCCTCAAGGTTGTTGACAGTACTACGTTGGAGATCAATGGGAAGCAGATTAAAGTAACAAGCAAAAG GGATCCAGCTGAGATTCCTTGGGGTGAATATGGGGCTGACTATGTTGTCGAATCTTCCGGGATTTTTACAACATTGGAGAAGGCAGCAGCACATAAGAAG GGTGGTGCTAAGAAGGTGATTATTTCAGCACCATCAGCTGATGCACCTATGTTCGTGATTGGAGTCAATGAGAAGACATACAAATCAAGCATGGACGTAGTTTCTAATGCTAGTTGCACCACCAACTGCCTTGCTCCTCTTGCAAAG GTGGTTCATGAAGAGTTTGGTATTCTTGAAGGTCTAATGACAACCGTCCATGCAACTACAG CCACTCAGAAGACTGTAGATGGTCCTTCTATGAAGGATTGGAGAGGAGGTCGTGGAGCTTCACAGAATATTATCCCCAGTTCCACTGGTGCTGCAAAG GCTGTTGGAAAGGTTCTACCTGAGCTAAATGGAAAGCTCACTGGTATGGCCTTCCGTGTCCCAACACCAAATGTTTCGGTGGTGGACTTAACTTGCCGACTTGAGAAAAGTGCTTCTTACGATGATGTGAAAGCAGCGATTAA GTTTGCATCAGAGGGGCCATTGAAAGGGATTCTTGGATACACTGATGAGGATGTTGTCTCCAATGACTTTGTTGGTGATGCAAG ATCGAGCATATTTGATGCCAAGGCAGGAATTGGGCTGAGTTCTTCTTTTATGAAGCTTGTATCGTGGTATGACAACGAGTGGGGCTATAG TAACCGTGTTTTGGACTTAATTGAGCATATGGCTTTGGTAGCTGCTTCCCAAAGTTGA